The following proteins are co-located in the Streptomyces bottropensis ATCC 25435 genome:
- the pcaD gene encoding 3-oxoadipate enol-lactonase: protein MTDSMLNHRAEGPTSAPPLLLGPSLGTSTRLWDKVAPELSITHRVIRWDLPGHGDSPAGLLAPGATVGDLAALVLALADTLGVERFAYAGVSLGGAVGLHLAAHHPQRVSSLAVICSSAHFNGARPWRERAELVRREGLAGLAETADARWFTPGFTVPELVDDHRAADPEAYAACCDALASFDIREDLPDISAPTLLVAGRQDPATPPAHLREIADAVPGASLAEIPGASHLAPAERPEAVLAALRGHFDGYAKRGMEVRRQVLGDTHVDGAQSRQTPFTARFQDFISRYAWGEIWTDPTLSHRERSLITLTALVAHGHYDELAMHIRAARRNGLTPEEIGAVLLQTAVYCGVPAANSAFATAQRVLAEEERG from the coding sequence TTGACCGACTCGATGCTCAACCACCGCGCGGAGGGTCCGACTTCCGCTCCCCCGCTGCTGCTCGGCCCCTCCCTCGGCACCTCGACCAGGCTGTGGGACAAGGTGGCTCCCGAACTGTCGATCACGCACCGGGTGATCCGCTGGGACCTGCCGGGGCACGGCGACTCCCCCGCCGGCCTGCTCGCTCCGGGGGCGACTGTCGGTGACCTCGCCGCGCTGGTGCTGGCCCTGGCGGACACGCTGGGCGTCGAACGGTTCGCGTACGCGGGGGTGTCCCTGGGCGGCGCGGTCGGTCTGCACCTGGCCGCGCACCACCCGCAGCGCGTCTCGTCCCTCGCCGTGATCTGCTCCTCGGCCCACTTCAACGGGGCCCGGCCGTGGCGGGAACGGGCGGAGCTGGTGCGCCGGGAGGGGCTGGCGGGGCTCGCGGAGACCGCCGACGCGCGCTGGTTCACGCCCGGCTTCACCGTGCCGGAGCTGGTCGACGACCACCGCGCCGCCGACCCGGAGGCGTACGCCGCCTGCTGCGACGCGCTCGCCTCGTTCGACATCCGCGAGGACCTGCCGGACATCTCCGCGCCCACGCTCCTCGTCGCCGGCCGGCAGGACCCGGCGACGCCGCCCGCGCATCTGCGGGAGATCGCCGACGCGGTGCCGGGAGCCTCGCTCGCGGAGATCCCCGGCGCGTCCCATCTCGCTCCCGCCGAGCGCCCGGAAGCCGTCCTGGCCGCGCTGCGCGGGCACTTCGACGGATACGCGAAACGCGGTATGGAGGTGCGCCGCCAGGTCCTCGGCGACACGCACGTCGACGGCGCCCAGTCCCGGCAGACTCCCTTCACGGCCCGCTTCCAGGACTTCATCTCCCGCTACGCCTGGGGCGAGATCTGGACCGACCCCACCCTGTCCCACCGCGAGCGCAGCCTGATCACCCTGACCGCCCTGGTGGCCCACGGCCACTACGACGAACTGGCCATGCACATCCGAGCCGCCCGCCGTAACGGCCTCACCCCGGAGGAGATCGGCGCCGTCCTCCTCCAGACGGCCGTGTACTGCGGGGTGCCTGCGGCGAACTCGGCGTTCGCCACGGCTCAGCGGGTGCTGGCGGAGGAGGAGCGGGGCTGA
- the pcaH gene encoding protocatechuate 3,4-dioxygenase subunit beta has product MTLTQHDIDQEIAAEHAAYAKRVADGAPVEHQPRRDYAPYRSSVLRHPKQPPVGIDVTQDPELVELSSPAFGERDITEIDNDLTRQHDGEPIGERITVSGRLLDRAGRPLRGQLVEIWQSNSAGRYAHQREQHDAPLDPNFTGVGRTLTDDDGHYHFTTIQPGPYPWRQHLNAWRPAHIHFSIFGSAFTQRLVTQMYFPSDPLFPYDPIIQSVTDDAARQRLVATYDHSLSVPEFSMGYAWDIVLDGPQATWIEEGR; this is encoded by the coding sequence ATGACCCTCACCCAGCACGACATCGACCAAGAGATCGCCGCGGAACACGCCGCCTACGCCAAGCGCGTCGCCGACGGCGCGCCCGTGGAGCATCAGCCGCGCCGGGACTACGCCCCCTACCGGTCCTCGGTGCTGCGGCACCCGAAGCAGCCGCCCGTCGGGATCGACGTCACCCAGGACCCGGAGCTGGTGGAGCTGTCCTCCCCCGCCTTCGGGGAGCGGGACATCACCGAGATCGACAACGACCTCACCCGGCAGCACGACGGCGAGCCGATCGGTGAGCGCATCACCGTCTCCGGCCGGCTCCTCGACCGCGCCGGGCGCCCGCTGCGCGGCCAGCTGGTCGAGATCTGGCAGTCCAACTCGGCCGGCCGCTACGCCCACCAGCGCGAACAGCACGACGCCCCGCTGGACCCGAACTTCACGGGTGTCGGCCGCACGCTGACGGACGACGACGGTCACTACCACTTCACGACGATCCAGCCGGGCCCGTACCCGTGGCGCCAGCACCTCAACGCCTGGCGGCCGGCCCACATCCACTTCTCGATCTTCGGCTCGGCGTTCACCCAGCGGCTCGTGACGCAGATGTACTTCCCGAGCGACCCACTGTTCCCCTACGACCCGATCATCCAGTCGGTGACGGACGACGCGGCCCGGCAACGGCTGGTCGCGACCTACGACCACAGCCTGTCCGTGCCGGAGTTCTCGATGGGCTACGCCTGGGACATCGTGCTCGACGGCCCGCAGGCCACCTGGATCGAAGAAGGACGCTGA
- a CDS encoding DUF3048 domain-containing protein, with translation MDGTSTVQGRPRARRAGRRARTGALLSALAAAALLAGCTVTGPDGDDGRGRSDGGRDDRTSAPPVGSVLAVKIDNASAARPQTGLDTADIVYAEQVEGGLSRLMALYATTFPESVGPVRSARESDLELLRQFDEPTLAFSGAQGKLLPLIDRAPLHAKTPGDAEGAYFRGDEKPVPHNLYLRPKELIDPPPGAEALTTGFRYGPLPDGGTPEDSRTVRYPAARFTFAWSQESRRWEVSMDGTRAVTTDGTRVAPATVVVQHVTIRESRFHDYLGNNTPYTQTVGSGRAEVLRDGRVFDTRWERRTPADGTAFTTADGKPMPFARGQVWVVYAKA, from the coding sequence ATGGACGGAACGAGCACGGTACAGGGAAGACCACGCGCGCGGCGGGCGGGGCGTCGCGCGCGGACGGGGGCGCTGCTCTCCGCCCTGGCCGCGGCCGCGCTGCTGGCGGGGTGCACGGTGACCGGGCCGGACGGCGACGACGGACGAGGGCGGAGCGACGGCGGCCGGGACGACCGGACGAGCGCGCCGCCCGTGGGCTCCGTCCTCGCGGTGAAGATCGACAACGCCTCCGCCGCCCGTCCCCAGACCGGCCTCGACACCGCCGACATCGTCTACGCCGAGCAGGTCGAGGGCGGTCTCAGCCGCCTGATGGCCCTCTACGCGACGACGTTCCCGGAGAGCGTCGGCCCCGTGCGCAGCGCCCGCGAATCCGATCTGGAGCTGCTGCGTCAGTTCGACGAGCCGACCCTGGCCTTCTCGGGCGCGCAGGGCAAGCTCCTTCCGCTGATCGACCGGGCGCCCCTGCACGCGAAGACTCCCGGGGACGCCGAAGGCGCGTACTTCCGCGGCGACGAGAAGCCGGTCCCGCACAACCTGTATCTGCGCCCGAAGGAACTGATCGACCCCCCACCCGGCGCCGAAGCCCTGACCACCGGCTTCCGCTACGGCCCCCTCCCCGACGGCGGCACGCCCGAGGACTCCCGCACCGTCCGCTATCCGGCGGCCCGCTTCACCTTCGCCTGGTCGCAGGAGAGCCGTCGCTGGGAGGTCTCCATGGACGGCACCCGGGCGGTCACCACCGACGGCACCCGGGTCGCCCCGGCCACGGTCGTGGTCCAGCACGTGACGATCCGCGAGTCCCGCTTCCACGACTATCTGGGCAACAACACCCCGTACACGCAGACGGTCGGCTCGGGCCGGGCGGAGGTCCTGCGGGACGGCCGGGTCTTCGACACCCGCTGGGAGCGGAGGACCCCGGCGGACGGCACGGCCTTCACGACGGCGGACGGCAAGCCGATGCCCTTCGCGCGGGGCCAGGTGTGGGTGGTGTACGCGAAGGCGTGA
- a CDS encoding MarR family winged helix-turn-helix transcriptional regulator, with translation MAAVDLSAHPGHLARRLQQAHYLLWNVMVSEEITSPQFAVLNTLVAEPGLDQRSVGERVGLDRSTMSEVISRLGRRGLLDKVRDPQDGRRFLLRLTEDGVRTHRRLTVRTARMNQVFLAPLSPDEQDMFFRLIRRVADAAEELRSPAEPPGAR, from the coding sequence ATGGCCGCGGTGGACCTCTCCGCCCACCCCGGGCACCTGGCCCGACGGCTGCAACAGGCCCACTACCTGCTGTGGAACGTGATGGTCTCCGAGGAGATCACCTCGCCGCAGTTCGCGGTCCTCAACACCCTCGTCGCCGAGCCGGGGCTCGACCAGCGCTCGGTGGGGGAGCGGGTGGGGCTCGACCGCTCGACCATGTCCGAGGTCATCAGCCGGCTCGGGCGCCGGGGCCTGCTCGACAAGGTGCGCGATCCGCAGGACGGGCGGCGTTTCCTGCTCCGGCTCACGGAGGACGGCGTGCGGACGCACCGCAGGCTCACGGTGCGGACGGCCCGGATGAACCAGGTGTTCCTGGCACCGTTGTCGCCGGACGAGCAGGACATGTTCTTCCGGCTGATACGACGGGTCGCCGACGCGGCCGAGGAACTGCGCAGCCCGGCCGAGCCGCCGGGCGCCCGGTAG
- a CDS encoding ATP-binding protein, translated as MTEARSDAAASASLWERDAEITAIKEAIDELRVDQASPGGVLVFNGEAGVGKTALLTEARRIAEERGCTAWYARGGETITSVPFNVVRQLLQPGLLGLMEEETREYLGDWYDIAGPALGLAEPAARQADPQGVCDGLVAAVNRLVRRAWPLVLLIDDLHWADQETLQWLSALADRLTEMCVLVVVAYRPGEASGERAEHLARIAAKARPVTTLSALTPGATAGLTRATVGLHADDPFCREVWAVTGGNAYNTVELLAKVKDSGLEPVEDSAAELRALNRSARGHGLVARLEELGVEATRFAWAAAILHTGITVDIVARLASLPRSKAKLCAELLTSARILTEPDPANRQVDDGDLEFVHPLIATAVYDSIPPGIRTAFHGVAATAVTESGRGAAAASRHLIEVHPDGEADLVEQLRAAATEHLAVGAPDAARRCLERALKEPPLPDVRVQVLYELGCATLLTSPATTVAYLRSALAEPGLDSTERVDAVFRLSQVLVHSDQLDEAVRTVDAEIARLEPGPARMRLQAARYMWEGVHAGEELPPTHSQELAAIAATCTGRDNSERALLILRGFDAMTRGENAEEVVELCDRALVNGRLAPGLGWTDSEWGIELLLMLATAYAYADRLDRAESLYTEALRTYESDGWSGGHLALAHAYVGLGHRMRGRLKDAEASLRKSLVLAERVGRGLPLYWSTTCNLVDTLLVRGHVEEAWQVAEQYNFAPPYPSTIVLPEPRSVRGRLLLAVGRTKDGINELEAAEKATAARGHFNPVSATWGGALARALATEDPRRAAELAATVRRRAERFGTDTAIGEALRVEAALATGRTAVSLYTQAVTYLAASPACYEHAAARVEYGTAIRSVSELNRGLTLAESCGADGLARQAREAIERLG; from the coding sequence ATGACGGAGGCGCGGTCCGACGCGGCAGCCTCGGCCTCCCTGTGGGAGCGCGACGCGGAGATCACCGCCATCAAGGAGGCGATCGACGAACTGCGCGTCGACCAGGCTTCTCCCGGTGGCGTCCTGGTCTTCAACGGCGAGGCCGGTGTCGGCAAGACCGCCCTCCTCACCGAGGCCCGCAGGATCGCCGAGGAGCGGGGCTGCACGGCCTGGTACGCACGCGGCGGCGAGACCATCACGTCCGTCCCCTTCAACGTCGTACGCCAGTTGCTTCAGCCCGGACTGCTCGGACTGATGGAAGAGGAGACCCGCGAGTACCTGGGCGACTGGTACGACATCGCGGGACCCGCACTGGGCCTGGCGGAACCGGCCGCGCGTCAGGCCGACCCGCAGGGGGTGTGCGACGGCCTGGTTGCCGCCGTGAACCGGCTCGTGCGCCGTGCGTGGCCGCTCGTCCTGCTGATCGACGACCTCCACTGGGCCGACCAGGAGACCCTGCAGTGGCTGTCCGCCCTGGCCGACCGCCTGACCGAGATGTGCGTACTGGTCGTGGTGGCCTACCGGCCCGGCGAGGCCTCCGGCGAGCGGGCCGAGCACCTCGCCCGGATCGCCGCCAAGGCCCGGCCGGTCACCACCCTCAGCGCACTGACCCCCGGAGCCACCGCCGGGCTCACCCGTGCCACGGTCGGCCTGCACGCCGACGATCCCTTCTGCCGCGAGGTGTGGGCGGTCACCGGCGGCAACGCGTACAACACCGTGGAGCTCCTCGCCAAGGTGAAGGACAGCGGACTGGAACCGGTCGAGGACTCGGCCGCCGAACTGCGCGCCCTGAACCGCTCCGCGCGGGGCCACGGGCTCGTCGCCCGACTCGAGGAACTCGGGGTCGAGGCCACCCGTTTCGCCTGGGCGGCGGCCATCCTCCACACCGGCATCACCGTGGACATCGTGGCGCGCCTCGCCAGCCTGCCCCGGTCCAAGGCGAAGCTGTGCGCCGAGCTGCTGACCTCCGCCCGCATACTCACCGAGCCCGATCCGGCCAACCGTCAGGTGGACGACGGAGACCTGGAGTTCGTGCATCCGCTGATCGCCACCGCTGTCTACGACTCGATCCCGCCCGGCATCCGGACCGCGTTCCACGGCGTCGCCGCGACAGCCGTCACCGAGTCCGGACGCGGTGCCGCGGCGGCCTCCCGCCACCTCATCGAAGTCCATCCGGACGGCGAGGCCGATCTGGTCGAGCAACTGCGGGCCGCCGCGACGGAACACCTGGCCGTGGGTGCTCCGGACGCCGCCCGCCGCTGTCTTGAGCGAGCCCTGAAGGAGCCGCCCCTGCCGGACGTCCGGGTCCAGGTGCTCTACGAACTGGGCTGCGCCACGCTGCTCACCTCGCCCGCCACCACCGTCGCCTACCTCCGCTCGGCACTCGCCGAACCGGGACTCGACAGCACCGAACGCGTCGACGCGGTCTTCCGCCTGTCCCAGGTACTGGTGCACAGCGACCAGTTGGACGAAGCCGTCCGTACGGTCGACGCGGAGATCGCCCGACTGGAGCCGGGACCGGCGCGGATGCGGCTCCAGGCCGCGCGGTACATGTGGGAGGGCGTCCACGCCGGCGAGGAGCTTCCTCCCACGCACTCCCAGGAGCTCGCCGCAATTGCCGCGACCTGTACGGGCCGCGACAACTCCGAGCGGGCGCTGCTCATCCTGCGCGGCTTCGACGCCATGACACGAGGCGAGAACGCCGAAGAGGTGGTCGAACTGTGCGACCGCGCGCTCGTCAACGGCCGCCTCGCGCCCGGACTCGGCTGGACCGACTCCGAGTGGGGCATCGAACTTTTGCTGATGCTGGCCACCGCGTACGCCTACGCCGACCGGCTCGACCGCGCGGAGAGCCTGTACACGGAGGCGCTGCGCACCTACGAGTCCGACGGATGGAGCGGCGGCCATCTGGCCCTGGCCCATGCCTATGTCGGGCTCGGACACCGTATGCGGGGCCGCCTCAAGGACGCGGAAGCCTCCCTGCGCAAGTCGCTGGTGCTCGCCGAGCGGGTCGGTCGCGGACTGCCCCTGTACTGGAGCACGACCTGCAACCTCGTCGACACGCTCCTCGTCCGCGGTCACGTCGAGGAGGCCTGGCAGGTCGCCGAGCAGTACAACTTCGCCCCGCCGTACCCGTCCACCATCGTCCTGCCCGAACCGCGCTCCGTACGGGGGCGGCTGCTCCTCGCCGTCGGCCGCACCAAGGACGGCATCAACGAACTGGAGGCAGCCGAGAAGGCGACGGCCGCCCGGGGCCACTTCAACCCCGTCTCGGCCACGTGGGGCGGAGCCCTCGCCCGGGCCCTCGCCACCGAGGACCCGCGCCGCGCCGCCGAACTCGCCGCGACCGTCCGCCGCCGTGCCGAACGCTTCGGCACGGACACGGCCATCGGTGAGGCACTCCGCGTCGAGGCGGCTCTCGCCACCGGCCGGACCGCGGTCTCCCTCTACACCCAGGCAGTCACCTACCTGGCTGCCTCGCCCGCCTGTTACGAACACGCCGCGGCCCGCGTCGAGTACGGCACTGCCATCCGCTCGGTGTCCGAACTCAACCGGGGGCTGACCCTGGCCGAGTCCTGCGGCGCGGACGGCCTGGCCCGGCAGGCACGGGAGGCGATCGAGCGGCTCGGCTAG
- the pcaG gene encoding protocatechuate 3,4-dioxygenase subunit alpha encodes MTKIDTSRPETVLPTPSHTVGPFYGHALPFPGGGDIAPVGHPDTIALQGYVLDGEGNPLPDAFLELWGPDPDGDLSRIDGSMRRDQASGGFLGRNGVEFTGWGRVQTDANGHWTARTLRPGARGRNAPYLSVCVFARGLLVHLFTRIYLPGDEAALSADPLLTRVDEARRGTLIAEKQGNGTYRFDIRLQGEGETVFLEFQ; translated from the coding sequence ATGACGAAGATCGACACCAGCCGCCCGGAGACGGTGCTCCCGACGCCGTCCCACACGGTCGGCCCGTTCTACGGCCACGCCCTGCCCTTCCCCGGCGGCGGCGACATCGCCCCCGTCGGCCACCCCGACACGATCGCGCTCCAGGGCTACGTCCTCGACGGCGAGGGCAACCCGCTGCCGGACGCCTTTCTGGAGCTGTGGGGCCCCGATCCGGACGGCGACCTCTCCCGGATCGACGGCTCCATGCGGCGCGACCAGGCCAGCGGTGGCTTCCTCGGCCGCAACGGCGTGGAGTTCACCGGCTGGGGCCGCGTCCAGACCGACGCCAACGGCCACTGGACGGCCCGGACGCTGCGACCCGGCGCACGCGGGCGCAACGCGCCGTACCTCAGCGTGTGCGTCTTCGCGCGCGGCCTGCTGGTCCACCTGTTCACCCGGATCTACCTGCCGGGCGACGAGGCGGCGCTGAGCGCCGACCCGCTGCTTACCCGGGTGGACGAGGCGCGCCGGGGCACGCTGATCGCCGAGAAGCAGGGCAACGGCACCTACCGTTTCGACATCCGCCTTCAGGGCGAAGGCGAAACGGTCTTCCTGGAGTTCCAGTGA
- a CDS encoding DUF2510 domain-containing protein — protein sequence MTQATPPGWYPDPGQTSDAPATERWWDGKAWTDQIRPVGSAAGFGPPAYSPGGGPYPPGAGPYPAAAGSYPSAAGGYPGYPGYPAPAPRRGLRIGIAVAVAAAVLVSIGVGVYALAGDDGGSEGSTTSQGSGGQNGRGDDGGGDDGGRGGPGGSGGSDGRTPGPDGSGQPPQVEDGYATDTTSGISLPVPEGWLGGPLQSGAQVTTEASYKCPADATKTCTRGGAYSSPAELLKLKATTAEAAAKEDISQAAEDAYGTEGYGKITSHQELASKAVTVAGEKGYYVRWKVVTGKGDDGYVESLAFPSPADSARLVVVRFGVDVSDKAPKQSVIDEITKGIKKASISGGGSGQGV from the coding sequence ATGACGCAGGCAACTCCTCCCGGCTGGTACCCCGACCCCGGCCAGACAAGTGACGCGCCCGCCACCGAGCGCTGGTGGGACGGCAAGGCGTGGACGGACCAGATCCGGCCCGTGGGCTCGGCCGCGGGGTTCGGGCCTCCGGCCTATTCGCCAGGTGGCGGGCCGTACCCGCCGGGTGCGGGACCGTACCCGGCGGCGGCCGGCTCCTACCCGTCGGCGGCCGGGGGGTACCCGGGGTATCCCGGGTACCCGGCGCCCGCCCCCCGGCGGGGCCTCCGTATCGGGATAGCCGTCGCCGTGGCGGCCGCGGTGCTGGTCAGCATCGGAGTGGGGGTGTACGCGCTGGCCGGCGACGACGGTGGCAGCGAGGGCAGTACGACGTCCCAGGGCTCCGGCGGGCAGAACGGCCGGGGCGACGACGGCGGCGGTGACGACGGCGGCCGGGGCGGACCCGGTGGGTCCGGCGGGTCGGACGGCCGGACCCCCGGGCCGGACGGCTCCGGGCAGCCCCCGCAGGTCGAGGACGGGTACGCCACCGACACGACCAGCGGCATCAGCCTCCCCGTGCCCGAGGGCTGGCTCGGCGGGCCCCTGCAGTCCGGTGCGCAGGTGACGACGGAGGCGTCGTACAAGTGCCCGGCCGACGCCACCAAGACCTGCACCCGCGGCGGCGCCTACTCCTCGCCCGCCGAACTGCTGAAACTGAAGGCCACCACGGCCGAGGCGGCGGCCAAGGAGGACATCTCCCAGGCCGCCGAGGACGCCTACGGCACCGAGGGCTACGGGAAGATCACCTCCCACCAGGAGCTGGCGTCCAAGGCGGTGACCGTGGCCGGCGAGAAGGGGTACTACGTCCGCTGGAAGGTGGTCACGGGCAAGGGCGACGACGGCTATGTCGAGTCGCTGGCCTTCCCCTCCCCGGCCGACTCCGCCCGGCTCGTCGTGGTCCGCTTCGGCGTGGACGTGAGCGACAAGGCACCCAAGCAGTCGGTCATCGACGAGATCACCAAGGGCATCAAGAAGGCGTCGATCAGCGGGGGCGGCAGCGGTCAGGGCGTGTGA
- a CDS encoding class-II fumarase/aspartase family protein encodes MTSADADTGLLAPGWTGSPAASSTGDTAYLRALLDAEAALTRAQAALGLVPAAAGPAVTSAADTAAFDVTALAERARSGGNPVIPLVADLTEAVGDAYGPYVHRGATSQDIMDTAAMLVAARTLDLVLADLGRTESALAALAAAHRDTAMPGRTLTQHAVPTTFGLKAAGWRSLVLDARDRLAVVRASLPAQLGGAAGTLAAFTVFRATGAENGADAGADSEAAAEGDSGAASAGSPAPSDTQVDTRALVAAYARELGLREPELPWHTLRTPIADLAGALAFAAGALGKIAADVLTLARTEIAEVAEGSGGGSSAMPHKANPVRSTLIAAAARRAPQLAATLYGAPVAEDERPAGAWHAEWEPLRDLLRLVGGAARDAVDLVRGLRVNAGVMRAHLDLTHGLIVSERLAAELAPVLGRARAKELLTRVARRVHTEGRPLAELLAEEPELRGLDLTELTDPTHYTGSAGDLTDRALERR; translated from the coding sequence GTGACTTCTGCCGATGCCGACACCGGTCTGCTCGCCCCCGGGTGGACCGGTTCCCCGGCCGCGTCCTCGACCGGCGACACCGCCTACCTGCGGGCACTGCTCGACGCCGAGGCCGCGCTGACCCGCGCCCAGGCCGCGCTGGGGCTGGTCCCCGCAGCGGCCGGCCCCGCGGTGACCTCGGCAGCGGACACCGCCGCCTTCGACGTGACCGCCCTCGCGGAGCGGGCCCGCAGCGGCGGCAACCCGGTGATCCCGCTGGTCGCGGACCTCACCGAGGCGGTGGGCGACGCGTACGGCCCGTACGTCCACCGGGGCGCGACCAGCCAGGACATCATGGACACCGCCGCGATGCTGGTCGCCGCCCGCACCCTCGACCTGGTCCTGGCCGACCTCGGCCGTACGGAGTCCGCGCTGGCCGCCCTCGCCGCCGCGCACCGGGACACCGCGATGCCGGGCCGCACCCTCACCCAGCACGCCGTGCCCACGACCTTCGGGCTGAAGGCGGCGGGCTGGCGCTCCCTGGTCCTGGACGCCCGGGACCGGCTCGCGGTCGTACGGGCGAGCCTGCCCGCCCAACTCGGGGGCGCGGCGGGCACCTTGGCGGCCTTCACCGTCTTCCGGGCGACCGGCGCCGAGAACGGGGCCGATGCCGGGGCCGACAGTGAGGCCGCGGCCGAGGGTGACAGCGGGGCCGCCTCGGCGGGCTCCCCGGCCCCGTCGGACACCCAGGTCGACACGCGCGCACTCGTCGCCGCGTATGCCCGCGAACTCGGCCTGCGTGAGCCGGAGTTGCCCTGGCACACCCTGCGCACCCCGATCGCGGACCTCGCCGGGGCACTGGCCTTCGCCGCGGGTGCCCTCGGCAAGATCGCGGCGGATGTGCTCACCCTGGCCCGTACGGAGATCGCGGAGGTCGCCGAGGGCAGCGGGGGCGGCTCGTCGGCGATGCCGCACAAGGCGAACCCCGTACGGTCCACGCTGATCGCGGCGGCGGCCCGGCGGGCGCCCCAGCTGGCGGCGACACTGTACGGCGCGCCGGTCGCCGAGGACGAGCGGCCGGCCGGGGCGTGGCACGCCGAGTGGGAGCCGTTGCGTGACCTGCTGCGGCTGGTCGGGGGCGCGGCGCGGGACGCGGTGGACCTCGTACGGGGACTGCGGGTGAACGCCGGCGTGATGCGCGCCCACCTGGACCTCACCCACGGCCTGATCGTCTCCGAGCGGCTGGCGGCCGAGCTGGCTCCGGTGCTGGGCAGGGCCCGTGCCAAGGAACTGCTGACGCGGGTGGCCCGGCGGGTCCACACCGAGGGCCGCCCACTGGCCGAACTCCTGGCCGAGGAACCGGAGTTGCGGGGCCTCGACCTGACCGAACTCACCGACCCCACGCACTACACCGGCTCCGCCGGAGATCTCACCGACCGTGCCCTGGAGCGACGTTGA
- a CDS encoding TetR-like C-terminal domain-containing protein, with the protein MTSQAAEGPETAVASRRSKLTPEREQEFFDAVLEQVRECGYDSVTMEGVAATTRCSKSTLYRQWRTKPQFVAAALRARRSVRFAGIDTGTLAGDLREVARHAGAGYVLEGRLFQALGHAAVQDDELRTALRDALVEPEIDALRTMIARGVARGEVAADHPALEFVPAQIFGVLRARPVLDGQEADETYIIKFMEAAVLPTLGLA; encoded by the coding sequence ATGACGTCGCAGGCAGCGGAGGGGCCGGAGACGGCCGTAGCCTCGCGCCGCTCCAAACTCACACCCGAGCGTGAGCAGGAGTTCTTCGACGCTGTGCTCGAACAGGTCCGCGAGTGCGGCTACGACTCGGTGACCATGGAGGGCGTCGCCGCGACCACGCGGTGCAGCAAGTCGACGCTCTACCGCCAGTGGAGAACGAAGCCGCAGTTCGTGGCGGCCGCGCTGCGCGCGCGCCGCAGTGTCCGCTTCGCCGGGATCGACACCGGCACCCTCGCGGGCGACCTGCGCGAGGTCGCCCGGCACGCGGGAGCGGGCTATGTGCTGGAGGGGCGGCTGTTCCAGGCGCTCGGCCACGCCGCCGTGCAGGACGACGAGTTGCGGACCGCCCTGCGGGACGCGCTGGTGGAGCCGGAGATCGACGCGCTCCGCACGATGATCGCCCGGGGGGTGGCCCGGGGCGAGGTCGCCGCGGACCATCCGGCGCTGGAGTTCGTCCCGGCGCAGATCTTCGGCGTCCTGCGGGCACGCCCGGTCCTGGACGGCCAGGAGGCGGACGAGACGTACATCATCAAGTTCATGGAGGCCGCCGTGCTGCCCACGCTCGGCCTCGCCTGA
- a CDS encoding phosphatase PAP2 family protein translates to MECHTEPVEERAAATARPPLVREFLLVAGLFLVYKFGRTLADGHTAEAYRNAHLMWDWERLLRLPDEGSVQSALLHGDTLVHLANVYYATVHFPATVAFLVWLYLRRPAHYVWARRILTALTAAALLLHLTFPLAPPRLLDVAGLVDTGQVYGPTVYSAAPTTDSLANQFAAMPSLHFGWALMVAIGLIAATRSRWRVLWLLHPLVTLVVIVGTANHYWLDAIVAGTLLAAALAVIPLPHRTVTTAGQHSKSLAPVEEPVLVGAGR, encoded by the coding sequence ATGGAATGCCACACCGAGCCTGTGGAGGAGCGGGCCGCCGCGACAGCGCGTCCGCCGCTCGTCCGTGAGTTCCTGCTCGTCGCAGGGCTCTTCCTCGTCTACAAGTTCGGCCGGACGCTGGCCGACGGCCACACCGCCGAGGCCTACCGCAACGCCCACCTCATGTGGGACTGGGAACGGCTCCTGCGTCTACCGGACGAGGGCTCCGTCCAGTCCGCGCTGCTGCACGGCGACACGCTGGTCCACCTGGCGAACGTCTACTACGCGACCGTCCACTTCCCGGCCACCGTGGCCTTCCTGGTCTGGCTGTACCTGCGGCGGCCCGCGCACTACGTCTGGGCGCGCCGGATCCTCACCGCCCTCACCGCCGCCGCCCTGCTGCTCCACCTCACGTTTCCGCTGGCCCCGCCGCGACTGCTGGACGTCGCCGGTCTCGTGGACACCGGACAGGTGTACGGGCCGACGGTCTACTCGGCGGCGCCTACGACCGATTCCCTGGCGAACCAGTTCGCGGCGATGCCCTCGCTGCACTTCGGCTGGGCGCTGATGGTGGCGATCGGCCTGATCGCCGCGACCCGCTCCCGGTGGCGCGTTCTGTGGCTGCTGCACCCGCTGGTGACCCTGGTCGTCATAGTCGGCACCGCCAACCACTACTGGCTGGACGCGATCGTGGCGGGCACCTTGCTGGCCGCCGCCCTCGCCGTGATCCCCCTGCCGCACCGGACGGTCACCACCGCCGGGCAGCACTCAAAGTCCCTCGCTCCGGTCGAGGAGCCCGTCCTGGTGGGAGCGGGCCGATGA